From Mobula birostris isolate sMobBir1 chromosome 8, sMobBir1.hap1, whole genome shotgun sequence, the proteins below share one genomic window:
- the tab2 gene encoding TGF-beta-activated kinase 1 and MAP3K7-binding protein 2: MAQGSQQIDVQVLHDLRQKFPEVPEFVVSHCMLQNGNNLDACCKFLSQESTKYLYGEGDLNFLDEPNISGLHNRMSELNLGVQSQNVYQRWKEGSQLNGNKTLTHSINDGALQTAVTSYEPTGEAQVIPTQLPGGFNMFGTMDISSSSSSPQQLGLLQPLGSKGISGAAQQIPRFNPITVTLAPNIQTGHNVPKSLHIRGVPPPVLNSPQGNSIYIRPYVTPQSSTSRQMSQQPGWMSGQHSGASQFGHSQQQPTFQSPQHSHQHSEQVPGFCSPITSQCGSSYTSSQQSTYPGQQSHQTSHVYMPISSPTSSQVPPYQSSNNVQPSIYSQYNIQNISTGPRKNQIEIKLESPQRNNSTMRSSSSRTAPLPSISTHPVGRGQPKVYISASPPSCEEMVGRNQPKLYISANSAADETGLRNPPTVYISANPGSSSSSRGGAGQVSMGSQQASFIQPAYIRHHPPKSRSAGNCNAATSPRVVVTQPNTKYTFKITVSPNKPPAISPGVASPTFEPSNLLSLPDHYAEPDPVQHLQLGADPTSTLDDRINEARRMSAGSDDAAYTEALLVHQKARMDRLHRELELEKKKLDKLKSEVNEMESDLTQRRMKRSNSASQIPSLEEMQQLRSSNRQLQIDIDCITKEIDLFQAKGPHFNPSAIHNFYDNMGFRGPVPPKPKEQKSAVKPSKPVPDQEEDEGAQWNCSTCTFLNHPALIRCEQCEMPKHF; this comes from the exons ATGGCCCAGGGAAGCCAACAAATTGATGTTCAGGTTCTGCATGACCTGCGGCAAAAGTTCCCTGAAGTACCTGAATTTGTTGTCTCCCACTGTATGCTGCAG aACGGTAACAATTTGGATGCTTGCTGTAAGTTTTTGTCTCAAGAGAGCACCAAATACCTTTACGGAGAAGGAGATCTGAACTTTTTGGATGAACCTAACATTTCTGGACTTCACAATCGCATGTCTGAACTCAATTTGGGTGTCCAGTCTCAGAATGTCTATCAGCGCTGGAAGGAAGGAAGTCAGTTAAATGGAAACAAAACTCTAACTCATAGCATTAATGACGGGGCACTCCAGACTGCTGTAACCAGCTATGAACCCACAGGAGAGGCACAAGTAATACCAACTCAGTTGCCCGGAGGCTTCAATATGTTTGGAACAATGGATATAAGTAGCAGCTCTTCTTCACCCCAGCAACTTGGACTTCTTCAGCCTTTGGGCTCCAAGGGAATATCAGGCGCGGCCCAACAAATACCCAGGTTCAACCCTATTACTGTCACTCTGGCACCTAACATTCAGACTGGCCATAATGTTCCTAAATCCCTGCACATACGTGGTGTGCCCCCACCTGTACTTAATAGCCCTCAAGGTAATTCTATCTACATTAGACCATACGTGACACCACAAAGCAGTACAAGCCGTCAGATGTCACAACAGCCTGGTTGGATGTCTGGGCAACATAGCGGCGCTTCACAATTCGGCCACAGTCAACAGCAGCCAACCTTCCAGAGTCCACAGCACTCGCATCAGCATTCGGAGCAAGTGCCAGGCTTCTGCAGCCCAATTACTTCACAGTGTGGTTCATCATATACCTCATCTCAGCAGTCTACTTATCCAGGCCAGCAAAGCCATCAGACGTCTCATGTGTATATGCCTATCAGTTCCCCTACCAGTTCTCAAGTGCCCCCATATCAGTCATCTAACAATGTACAACCTTCAATTTACAGTCAGTACAACATTCAGAATATCTCAACGGGGCCACGGAAAAACCAAATTGAAATCAAACTTGAATCGCCACAGAGAAACAACTCAACGATGCGTTCCTCCAGCTCTCGCACAGCACCTTTACCTTCCATCAGCACCCACCCTGTAGGCAGGGGTCAGCCCAAAGTCTACATTTCTGCCAGTCCTCCTTCCTGTGAGGAAATGGTTGGACGCAACCAGCCGAAGCTCTATATCTCGGCTAATTCAGCTGCTGATGAAACAGGCCTGCGAAATCCGCCCACTGTGTACATATCGGCAAACCCAGGGTCATCATCCTCCTCCCGAGGTGGTGCAGGACAAGTCAGTATGGGCTCACAGCAGGCCTCTTTCATTCAGCCTGCCTACATCCGCCATCATCCACCCAAAAGTCGGAGTGCGGGCAATTGCAATGCTGCCACTTCTCCTCGAGTTGTGGTCACCCAACCCAATACCAAGTACACTTTTAAGATCACAGTTTCTCCTAACAAGCCACCCGCTATTTCCCCTGGGGTTGCATCCCCAACATTTGAACCTTCCAACCTCTTAAGCCTCCCGGATCATTATGCAGAGCCTGACCCTGTCCAGCATTTGCAGCTAGGGGCTGATCCTACTTCAACTCTCGATGATCGGATTAACGAAGCACGGAGAATGAGTGCGGGATCTGATGATGCTGCCTATACAGAAG CTCTATTAGTGCATCAGAAGGCCAGAATGGATCGATTGCATCGAGAACTTGAGCTGGAAAAGAAGAAGTTGGATAAACTGAAAAGTGAAGTTAATGAGATGGAAAGTGACCTTACTCAACGGCGGATGAAAAGATCAAATTCAGCTTCCCAGATCCCATCG TTAGAGGAAATGCAGCAGTTACGTAGCAGCAACCGGCAGCTACAGATTGATATAGACTGCATAACCAAAGAGATTGACCTATTTCAAGCTAAAG GACCACACTTTAACCCCAGTGCTATCCACAATTTTTATGACAATATGGGATTTCGAGGTCCTGTGCCACCAAAACCGAAAG AGCAGAAATCTGCAGTTAAACCGTCAAAGCCAGTGCCAGATCAAGAGGAGGATGAGGGTGCTCAATGGAACTGTAGCACATGTACCTTCCTCAATCATCCGGCCCTGATTCGCTGTGAACAGTGTGAGATGCCCAAGCATTTCTGA